Proteins from one Oncorhynchus masou masou isolate Uvic2021 chromosome 12, UVic_Omas_1.1, whole genome shotgun sequence genomic window:
- the LOC135550201 gene encoding rho guanine nucleotide exchange factor 15-like isoform X1 yields the protein MIVSRLRPRSVVPPKPSNLKSLGPNIPNHFQTRNQNRPNPNQNQPPSGERSQERKQHQLPEGKVKRIVRKFSSQENEVMGQAGLETRTGVEAGAETVTGAKQGDGGVVGWTRTRTEAGQQADSNRGQTRAQQADYDAIIMSPVELSLIPPPIPLRKPRSGPHTQPTAQPTAQSDAVPLGQKTDNHLGTLLTPGHGRGNRSAPDGSEVDEAPVCVTIESRQTTGSAATPSGHHGNMTQCQCICHLRRTGMKLVWVPLEEEEDNYVEVIGDEEKDKRGNEHQKRERKEVNEEMLGSFRADERGGKSQTGCQTETAAVFSEHREVRVHEVSENNSQRSFPSKHNTSSNAESSLALMICSQHSSYQHSTQQHSSNTKHSSHQHSSHTRPPQNKTETYDKVTYEVMPMSDREEPHPPPLPRLMKPPLMHKTQHPSPPKDNLQSMSTFSLSGLLTSISKSDIQKSTPSPQTPPSISHGNPHQPILRPLPPLPVLHDLCLLPCPIMPRPPQLRPQIPMKPLPPNPEPSGPSCLSRHSSTDADVRDDWVTVDGENVEEPQEKADSPRRISSDWGPLRLDEPLYQIYQAKSIKEAIQLQSISRSASRATVDLHMRLRRGGSLGAPKGQSFRARNGPAEVTLWQELPVVRDSGILERLSPEELQRQESMFEVLTSEASYLHSLNVLTDHFLMCRDLDDTLVIHDKKTLFSNILHVYEVSQRFLKDLLSRIDENILITDVCDIIHQYALYDFSVYIDYIRNQGYQERAYSSLMQTNNPFALVMRRLEESPLCRRLPFSSFLLLPFQRITRIKILVQNILKRTEEGTREENTASRALTSVSEIIKESNTQVGQMKQMEELIQVNNTLEFNKLKAVPIVSKARFLEKRGELYELSKGASLFSSRLKLTPIYLFLFNDLLIITCKKSSERYMVTDHTHRSLVQVQPAGFGAGAEDPGPKLEHSFCLLLLENHRGMACEHLLKAPSESDMHRWMAAFPSLNDPNRKEEVVYEDWDCPQVQCVEQYVAQQADELTMEPADIINVLCKTHEGWNKGMRLSDGEKGWFPSKSVVEITNEHRRRRNLREQYRIAQAAAKVTKN from the exons ATGATCGTG TCAAGACTTCGACCAAGATCCGTCGTTCCCCCAAAGCCTTCTAACCTCAAATCCTTGGGGCCAAACATCCCAAACCACTTCCAGACCAGAAACCAGAACAGACCAAACCCGAACCAGAACCAACCCCCATCAGGGGAGAGGAGCCAGGAGAGGAAACAACATCAACTACCGGAGGGGAAGGTGAAGAGGATTGTGCGTAAGTTCAGCAGCCAGGAGAATGAGGTGATGGGGCAGGCAGGACTAGAGACAAGAACAGGGGTAGAGGCAGGGGCAGAGACAGTGACTGGGGCCAAGCAGGGAGAcggtggggtggtggggtggacaaggacaaggacagaggcaggacaGCAGGCAGACAGTAACAGAGGACAGACAAGGGCCCAGCAGGCCGACTATGATGCTATAATAATGAGCCCTGTGGAACTCAGCCTCATACCACCTCCAATACCATTGAGAAAGCCACGTTCTGGCCctcacacacaacctacagcacAACCCACAGCACAGAGTGATGCCGTGCCCCTGGGGCAGAAGACAGACAACCATCTGGGCACCCTTCTCACACCTGGACATGGACGAGGAAACAGATCAG CTCCCGATGGAAGTGAGGTGGATGAAGCGCCTGTGTGTGTTACCATTGAAAGCAGACAAACCACAGGCTCGGCAGCCACCCCTAGTGGTCACCATGGCAACATGACACAGTGCCAGTGCATCTGTCACCTGAGGAGAACTGGCATGAAGTTAGTCTGGGTTCctctggaggaagaggaagataacTATGTAGAGGTGATAGGGGATGAAGAAAAAGACAAACGAGGGAATGAGcaccagaagagagagaggaaggaggtgaATGAAGAGATGTTGGGATCTTTCAGAGCAGATGAGCGAGGGGGGAAAAGTCAGACAGGGTGCCAGACAGAGACAGCTGCTGTGTTCAGTGAGCACAGAGAGGTCAGAGTTCACGAGGTCAGCGAGAATAACAGCCAGAGATCCTTCCCTTCAAAACATAACACATCATCCAACGCAGAATCTTCCCTGGCCCTGATGATCTGCTCACAGCACAGCTCATATCAGCATAGCACACAACAGCACAGCTCAAACACCAAGCACAGCTCACACCAGCACAGCTCACACACCAGACCCCCTCAAAACAAAACTGAGACATATGATAAGGTTACATATGAGGTCATGCCCATGTCTGACAGAGAAGAACCACATCCACCCCCACTCCCACGCCTAATGAAACCTCCACTGATGCACAAGACGCAGCATCCTTCTCCTCCGAAGGATAATCTCCAGAGCATgtccacgttctctctctctggcctacTAACCTCAATTTCAAAGTCAGACATCCAGAAGAGTACCCCTTCCCCTcagactcctccctccatctcccatgGCAACCCCCATCAGCCAATCCTGCGACCTCTGCCTCCACTTCCTGTTTTACATGATctctgccttctcccctgccccATCATGCCCCGCCCTCCTCAACTCAGACCTCAGATTCCAATGAAACCTCTTCCACCTAACCCTGAGCCCAGTGGACCTAGCTGTCTCAGCCGACACTCATCCACAG ATGCTGATGTTAGGGATGACTGGGTGACGGTAGACGGGGAGAACGTAGAGGA GCCACAGGAAAAGGCAGATAGTCCCAGGAGGATCTCCTCAGACTGGGGACCTTTGAGGCTGGACG AACCTCTGTACCAGATCTACCAGGCTAAGTCCATCAAGGAGGCGATCCAGCTCCAGAGCATCAGCCGGAGTGCCAGCAGGGCCACCGTGGACCTCCATATGAGGCTCAGGCGCGGTGGGTCCTTAGGGGCCCCTAAGGGCCAGTCCTTCAGGGCCAGGAATGGCCCCGCAGAG GTCACACTGTGGCAGGAGCTACCGGTGGTCAGAGACAGTGGGATCCTGGAGAGACTCAGTCCAGAGGAGCTGCAGAGacaggag AGCATGTTTGAAGTATTGACATCGGAAGCCTCGTACCTCCACTCACTGAACGTTCTCACTGATCACTTCCTGATGTGTCGGGACCTTGATGACACACTGGTGATCCATGACAAGAAGACCCTCTTCTCCAACATACTCCATGTGTATGAGGTTAGCCAGAG GTTCTTGAAGGATCTTCTGAGTAGGATCGATGAGAACATTCTGATAACTGATGTGTGTGACATCATCCACCAATACGCCCTGTACGACTTCTCAGTCTACATTGATTACATCCGTAACCAGGGTTACCAGGAGAGGGCCTACAGCTCCCTCAT GCAGACCAACAACCCATTTGCGTTGGTGATGCGGAGGCTGGAGGAGTCTCCTCTATGTCGTcgtcttcccttctcctcctttctGCTCCTTCCTTTCCAGAGGATCACACGCATCAAGATCCTTGTACAG AACATCCTGAAGAGGACTGAAGAGGGCACTAGGGAGGAGAACACTGCCTctagagccctgacctcagtgTCTGAG ATCATCAAGGAGTCCAACACACAGGTGGGCCAGATGAAGCAGATGGAGGAACTCAtacaagtcaataacacattgGAGTTCAACAAACTCAAG GCTGTTCCCATTGTCTCAAAGGCTCGCttcctggagaagagaggagagctatATGAGCTATCCAAAGGGGCCTCCCTCTTCAGTTCTCGTCTCAAACTCACCCCCatctacctcttcctcttcaaTGACCTACTCATCATCACATGCAAAAAGAG CTCAGAGCGCTATATGGTGACAGACCACACTCACCGCTCCCTGGTGCAGGTCCAGCCCGCGGGGTTTGGGGCTGGAGCGGAGGACCCAGGGCCCAAGTTGGAGCACTCCTTCTGTCTGCTACTGCTGGAGAACCACCGAGGCATGGCCTGCGAACACCTGCTGAAGGCCCCCTCAga GTCAGATATGCACAGGTGGATGGCAGCATTCCCTTCCCTGAATGACCCAAACAGAAAGGAAGAGGTGGTTTATGAGGACTGGG ATTGCCCCCAGGTGCAGTGTGTGGAACAATACGTTGCCCAGCAGGCTGATGAGCTCACCA
- the LOC135550201 gene encoding rho guanine nucleotide exchange factor 15-like isoform X2 produces the protein MIVSRLRPRSVVPPKPSNLKSLGPNIPNHFQTRNQNRPNPNQNQPPSGERSQERKQHQLPEGKVKRIVRKFSSQENEVMGQAGLETRTGVEAGAETVTGAKQGDGGVVGWTRTRTEAGQQADSNRGQTRAQQADYDAIIMSPVELSLIPPPIPLRKPRSGPHTQPTAQPTAQSDAVPLGQKTDNHLGTLLTPGHGRGNRSAPDGSEVDEAPVCVTIESRQTTGSAATPSGHHGNMTQCQCICHLRRTGMKLVWVPLEEEEDNYVEVIGDEEKDKRGNEHQKRERKEVNEEMLGSFRADERGGKSQTGCQTETAAVFSEHREVRVHEVSENNSQRSFPSKHNTSSNAESSLALMICSQHSSYQHSTQQHSSNTKHSSHQHSSHTRPPQNKTETYDKVTYEVMPMSDREEPHPPPLPRLMKPPLMHKTQHPSPPKDNLQSMSTFSLSGLLTSISKSDIQKSTPSPQTPPSISHGNPHQPILRPLPPLPVLHDLCLLPCPIMPRPPQLRPQIPMKPLPPNPEPSGPSCLSRHSSTDADVRDDWVTVDGENVEEPQEKADSPRRISSDWGPLRLDEPLYQIYQAKSIKEAIQLQSISRSASRATVDLHMRLRRGGSLGAPKGQSFRARNGPAEVTLWQELPVVRDSGILERLSPEELQRQESMFEVLTSEASYLHSLNVLTDHFLMCRDLDDTLVIHDKKTLFSNILHVYEVSQRFLKDLLSRIDENILITDVCDIIHQYALYDFSVYIDYIRNQGYQERAYSSLMQTNNPFALVMRRLEESPLCRRLPFSSFLLLPFQRITRIKILVQNILKRTEEGTREENTASRALTSVSEIIKESNTQVGQMKQMEELIQVNNTLEFNKLKAVPIVSKARFLEKRGELYELSKGASLFSSRLKLTPIYLFLFNDLLIITCKKRALYGDRPHSPLPGAGPARGVWGWSGGPRAQVGALLLSATAGEPPRHGLRTPAEGPLRVRYAQVDGSIPFPE, from the exons ATGATCGTG TCAAGACTTCGACCAAGATCCGTCGTTCCCCCAAAGCCTTCTAACCTCAAATCCTTGGGGCCAAACATCCCAAACCACTTCCAGACCAGAAACCAGAACAGACCAAACCCGAACCAGAACCAACCCCCATCAGGGGAGAGGAGCCAGGAGAGGAAACAACATCAACTACCGGAGGGGAAGGTGAAGAGGATTGTGCGTAAGTTCAGCAGCCAGGAGAATGAGGTGATGGGGCAGGCAGGACTAGAGACAAGAACAGGGGTAGAGGCAGGGGCAGAGACAGTGACTGGGGCCAAGCAGGGAGAcggtggggtggtggggtggacaaggacaaggacagaggcaggacaGCAGGCAGACAGTAACAGAGGACAGACAAGGGCCCAGCAGGCCGACTATGATGCTATAATAATGAGCCCTGTGGAACTCAGCCTCATACCACCTCCAATACCATTGAGAAAGCCACGTTCTGGCCctcacacacaacctacagcacAACCCACAGCACAGAGTGATGCCGTGCCCCTGGGGCAGAAGACAGACAACCATCTGGGCACCCTTCTCACACCTGGACATGGACGAGGAAACAGATCAG CTCCCGATGGAAGTGAGGTGGATGAAGCGCCTGTGTGTGTTACCATTGAAAGCAGACAAACCACAGGCTCGGCAGCCACCCCTAGTGGTCACCATGGCAACATGACACAGTGCCAGTGCATCTGTCACCTGAGGAGAACTGGCATGAAGTTAGTCTGGGTTCctctggaggaagaggaagataacTATGTAGAGGTGATAGGGGATGAAGAAAAAGACAAACGAGGGAATGAGcaccagaagagagagaggaaggaggtgaATGAAGAGATGTTGGGATCTTTCAGAGCAGATGAGCGAGGGGGGAAAAGTCAGACAGGGTGCCAGACAGAGACAGCTGCTGTGTTCAGTGAGCACAGAGAGGTCAGAGTTCACGAGGTCAGCGAGAATAACAGCCAGAGATCCTTCCCTTCAAAACATAACACATCATCCAACGCAGAATCTTCCCTGGCCCTGATGATCTGCTCACAGCACAGCTCATATCAGCATAGCACACAACAGCACAGCTCAAACACCAAGCACAGCTCACACCAGCACAGCTCACACACCAGACCCCCTCAAAACAAAACTGAGACATATGATAAGGTTACATATGAGGTCATGCCCATGTCTGACAGAGAAGAACCACATCCACCCCCACTCCCACGCCTAATGAAACCTCCACTGATGCACAAGACGCAGCATCCTTCTCCTCCGAAGGATAATCTCCAGAGCATgtccacgttctctctctctggcctacTAACCTCAATTTCAAAGTCAGACATCCAGAAGAGTACCCCTTCCCCTcagactcctccctccatctcccatgGCAACCCCCATCAGCCAATCCTGCGACCTCTGCCTCCACTTCCTGTTTTACATGATctctgccttctcccctgccccATCATGCCCCGCCCTCCTCAACTCAGACCTCAGATTCCAATGAAACCTCTTCCACCTAACCCTGAGCCCAGTGGACCTAGCTGTCTCAGCCGACACTCATCCACAG ATGCTGATGTTAGGGATGACTGGGTGACGGTAGACGGGGAGAACGTAGAGGA GCCACAGGAAAAGGCAGATAGTCCCAGGAGGATCTCCTCAGACTGGGGACCTTTGAGGCTGGACG AACCTCTGTACCAGATCTACCAGGCTAAGTCCATCAAGGAGGCGATCCAGCTCCAGAGCATCAGCCGGAGTGCCAGCAGGGCCACCGTGGACCTCCATATGAGGCTCAGGCGCGGTGGGTCCTTAGGGGCCCCTAAGGGCCAGTCCTTCAGGGCCAGGAATGGCCCCGCAGAG GTCACACTGTGGCAGGAGCTACCGGTGGTCAGAGACAGTGGGATCCTGGAGAGACTCAGTCCAGAGGAGCTGCAGAGacaggag AGCATGTTTGAAGTATTGACATCGGAAGCCTCGTACCTCCACTCACTGAACGTTCTCACTGATCACTTCCTGATGTGTCGGGACCTTGATGACACACTGGTGATCCATGACAAGAAGACCCTCTTCTCCAACATACTCCATGTGTATGAGGTTAGCCAGAG GTTCTTGAAGGATCTTCTGAGTAGGATCGATGAGAACATTCTGATAACTGATGTGTGTGACATCATCCACCAATACGCCCTGTACGACTTCTCAGTCTACATTGATTACATCCGTAACCAGGGTTACCAGGAGAGGGCCTACAGCTCCCTCAT GCAGACCAACAACCCATTTGCGTTGGTGATGCGGAGGCTGGAGGAGTCTCCTCTATGTCGTcgtcttcccttctcctcctttctGCTCCTTCCTTTCCAGAGGATCACACGCATCAAGATCCTTGTACAG AACATCCTGAAGAGGACTGAAGAGGGCACTAGGGAGGAGAACACTGCCTctagagccctgacctcagtgTCTGAG ATCATCAAGGAGTCCAACACACAGGTGGGCCAGATGAAGCAGATGGAGGAACTCAtacaagtcaataacacattgGAGTTCAACAAACTCAAG GCTGTTCCCATTGTCTCAAAGGCTCGCttcctggagaagagaggagagctatATGAGCTATCCAAAGGGGCCTCCCTCTTCAGTTCTCGTCTCAAACTCACCCCCatctacctcttcctcttcaaTGACCTACTCATCATCACATGCAAAAAGAG AGCGCTATATGGTGACAGACCACACTCACCGCTCCCTGGTGCAGGTCCAGCCCGCGGGGTTTGGGGCTGGAGCGGAGGACCCAGGGCCCAAGTTGGAGCACTCCTTCTGTCTGCTACTGCTGGAGAACCACCGAGGCATGGCCTGCGAACACCTGCTGAAGGCCCCCTCAga GTCAGATATGCACAGGTGGATGGCAGCATTCCCTTCCCTGAATGA